In Actinomycetota bacterium, a single genomic region encodes these proteins:
- a CDS encoding SDR family oxidoreductase, whose translation MDTERLAGRTALVTGAASGIGAATARRLAAEGAQVVVSDVNNAAGEAVAAELDHDRLSAAYVALDVRDETQWRHAIAATVRLYGGLDILVNNAGAGDLATIEDTTVADWDNTIAVDQTSVFLGMREAAAELKRSGHASVVNVSSIFAAGGGFGTSPAYHAAKGAIRVLTKNAALHWATAGIRVNSVHPGFIDTPLLDQARGTPVEEAMISMTPMGRLGKPAEVAAVIAFLAGDDAAFVTGAEFYVDGGFTAV comes from the coding sequence ATGGACACCGAACGGCTGGCGGGACGCACGGCACTGGTCACCGGCGCGGCCAGCGGCATCGGCGCAGCGACGGCACGGCGACTCGCCGCCGAGGGGGCGCAGGTGGTCGTGTCCGACGTGAACAACGCTGCCGGCGAGGCTGTTGCCGCGGAACTCGACCACGATCGGCTGTCGGCGGCGTACGTCGCCCTCGACGTGCGCGACGAGACCCAGTGGCGCCACGCGATCGCGGCGACGGTGCGGTTGTACGGCGGCCTGGACATCCTGGTGAACAACGCCGGCGCGGGCGATCTCGCCACCATCGAGGACACCACAGTCGCGGACTGGGACAACACGATCGCCGTCGACCAGACCAGCGTCTTCCTCGGCATGCGTGAGGCGGCCGCCGAGCTGAAGCGGTCCGGCCACGCCTCGGTGGTCAACGTGAGTTCGATCTTCGCCGCCGGCGGTGGCTTCGGGACGTCGCCGGCCTACCACGCGGCCAAAGGTGCGATCCGGGTCCTGACGAAGAACGCCGCGCTGCACTGGGCTACCGCCGGAATCCGGGTCAATTCGGTCCACCCCGGTTTCATCGACACGCCGTTGCTGGACCAGGCCCGTGGCACGCCCGTCGAGGAGGCGATGATCTCGATGACTCCGATGGGCCGGTTGGGGAAACCGGCCGAGGTCGCCGCGGTGATCGCCTTCCTGGCCGGCGATGACGCCGCGTTCGTGACCGGCGCTGAGTTCTACGTCGACGGCGGATTCACCGCCGTCTGA
- a CDS encoding flavodoxin, with translation MNTAVVVYESMFGSTERVAQVVAAALARRYEVDLVDVTAAPDSLGETGLLVVGAPTHAFGLSRPSTRRSAAGQAPTRVSPQDRGVREWLDVLQIPVGTPGAAFDTRVRVHGMPGSAARRIDRRLRRLGVTRVCPPQTFWVPGSAEPIGDAELERARRWAEKLIAGQAKIGGPAPA, from the coding sequence ATGAATACCGCAGTGGTCGTCTACGAGTCGATGTTCGGCAGCACCGAACGGGTGGCGCAGGTCGTCGCTGCAGCTCTGGCGCGACGGTACGAGGTCGACCTGGTCGACGTCACCGCGGCTCCGGACTCGCTGGGCGAGACCGGACTCCTGGTGGTCGGTGCACCGACCCACGCGTTCGGGCTGAGCCGGCCGAGCACACGTCGCTCGGCGGCAGGGCAGGCGCCGACGCGGGTCTCACCGCAGGACCGGGGCGTCCGTGAATGGCTCGACGTACTCCAGATCCCTGTTGGCACACCGGGTGCGGCGTTCGATACCCGGGTCCGAGTGCACGGTATGCCGGGATCAGCCGCGCGACGGATCGATCGGCGGCTGCGGCGGCTGGGCGTGACCCGGGTGTGTCCGCCGCAGACCTTCTGGGTGCCTGGCAGCGCCGAACCGATCGGGGACGCCGAACTCGAGCGGGCGCGCCGGTGGGCGGAGAAACTTATCGCCGGCCAGGCAAAGATCGGCGGTCCGGCACCGGCATGA
- a CDS encoding universal stress protein: MAGRETLLRSRKEDPMPSTASGRPIVVGIDGSAEATEAAVWAAGEAVRRGVPLRLVAVWHVVPGSDSSMMLYSVSEFVDESRDSAREHLDAAVASATAAFPAVQVTAELVQGPAARTLLDCGRGAALLVIGSSERTRLDRLVFGSVTTHVTAHAPCPVVVVRPPVGGTGGPVVDGPVVVGIDGSEAARLAAEFGYDYAEAHGVELVALNAIPPNAVLGVTPTQRRDYHTAVEQDTAALVSDCRRRHPAVSTVIDVVEDDAAAALANRAKGASLLVVGSHGKGAFRGMLLGSVSTSLAHRAPVTTAIVRPRVAEDLI; encoded by the coding sequence ATGGCCGGGCGGGAGACGCTGCTGCGAAGCCGGAAGGAGGACCCGATGCCCAGCACTGCGAGTGGCAGGCCGATCGTGGTCGGCATCGACGGCTCGGCCGAGGCCACCGAGGCCGCCGTCTGGGCAGCCGGTGAAGCGGTGCGTCGCGGTGTGCCGCTGCGGCTGGTCGCCGTGTGGCATGTGGTGCCCGGCAGCGACAGCAGCATGATGCTGTATTCGGTGTCGGAGTTCGTCGACGAATCCCGGGATTCCGCCCGCGAGCACCTGGACGCCGCGGTCGCATCCGCCACCGCGGCGTTTCCGGCGGTCCAGGTCACCGCCGAACTCGTCCAGGGCCCGGCGGCTCGGACCTTGCTCGACTGCGGCCGCGGGGCGGCGTTGCTGGTGATCGGGTCGTCGGAACGGACGCGGCTGGACCGCCTCGTCTTCGGTTCGGTGACAACGCATGTGACCGCTCACGCGCCCTGTCCCGTCGTTGTCGTCCGGCCGCCGGTGGGCGGCACCGGCGGGCCGGTCGTGGATGGGCCGGTCGTCGTCGGGATCGACGGCAGCGAAGCGGCTCGCCTCGCCGCCGAGTTCGGGTACGACTACGCCGAGGCGCACGGGGTCGAGCTGGTGGCCCTCAACGCGATCCCGCCGAACGCGGTACTCGGCGTGACGCCCACCCAGCGCCGTGACTACCACACGGCCGTGGAGCAGGACACCGCCGCGCTCGTGAGCGATTGTCGCCGAAGGCATCCCGCGGTCAGCACCGTGATCGATGTGGTCGAGGACGACGCTGCTGCGGCCTTGGCGAACCGGGCGAAGGGGGCGTCCTTGCTGGTGGTCGGTTCGCATGGCAAGGGCGCCTTCCGCGGCATGCTGCTGGGTTCGGTGAGTACGTCGCTCGCCCATCGTGCGCCGGTGACCACGGCGATCGTGCGGCCCAGGGTGGCCGAGGACCTCATCTAG
- a CDS encoding nitroreductase, with protein MFDTAMSYLGPLRRAAARGHLAPSVHNTQPWRFVIAEDHLDVVADWDRQLHVLDPAGRQLILSCGCAVFNARVALAAEGFVVAVAAFPEPRLPDLVARIAIAGLAQDPDPIASLDPVVEVRRTNRRQFESDHVPPSVVDQLVAAARAEGAELLDVVVPEQRDSIARWSRAADLQQISDPAYRAELRAWTTDDPTRRDGVAAWTVPHVDAGTDSELPLRDFDSSGHGGLPVSTGSAADETLLLLCTNGDNPWPWLRAGQALERVLLEATRQGYVASPVTQVIEVRRTRAMIVAELGLQVAPQILLRVGRAWPTPASRRRRLADVLTDLG; from the coding sequence GTGTTCGATACGGCGATGTCCTACCTCGGGCCGCTAAGACGAGCGGCGGCTCGCGGACACCTGGCGCCCTCGGTGCACAACACCCAGCCCTGGCGGTTCGTGATCGCCGAGGACCATCTGGACGTCGTCGCCGACTGGGACCGCCAGCTTCACGTGCTGGACCCAGCCGGCCGGCAACTGATCCTCAGTTGCGGCTGCGCGGTGTTCAACGCCCGCGTTGCGCTGGCTGCCGAGGGATTCGTGGTTGCCGTGGCTGCCTTCCCCGAGCCACGGCTACCCGACCTGGTCGCCCGCATCGCGATTGCCGGCCTCGCGCAGGATCCGGATCCGATCGCCTCACTGGATCCGGTCGTGGAAGTCAGGCGAACCAATCGCCGACAGTTCGAGTCGGACCACGTCCCGCCGAGCGTGGTCGACCAGCTGGTGGCGGCCGCGCGGGCGGAGGGCGCCGAGCTGCTGGACGTCGTGGTGCCCGAACAGCGCGATTCGATCGCCCGATGGAGTCGAGCTGCCGACCTGCAACAGATCAGCGATCCGGCGTACCGCGCCGAGTTGCGCGCCTGGACCACCGACGACCCCACCCGGCGGGACGGCGTCGCAGCCTGGACCGTGCCCCATGTCGACGCCGGCACCGATAGCGAACTGCCGCTACGCGATTTCGACAGCAGCGGCCACGGCGGCCTCCCGGTGTCGACCGGGTCGGCGGCGGACGAGACGCTGCTGTTGCTGTGCACCAACGGCGACAACCCGTGGCCGTGGCTGCGAGCCGGGCAGGCGCTCGAGCGGGTCCTGCTCGAAGCCACCCGGCAGGGCTACGTCGCCAGCCCGGTCACGCAGGTCATCGAGGTTCGCCGTACCCGGGCGATGATCGTCGCCGAACTCGGCCTGCAGGTCGCTCCGCAGATCCTGCTGCGGGTCGGCCGCGCCTGGCCGACACCGGCCAGTCGCCGGCGGCGGCTCGCCGACGTCCTCACCGATCTGGGCTGA
- a CDS encoding GAF domain-containing protein, which yields MSTADSGATPERPPPTPGAAALPALGLDELLDRLVSAAHAVGTAQERLRGLLHANQLVAADLELPTLLRHVVEAACELVHARFGAIGVLRPDRTGLEQFIYVGVDEDTASMIGRLPEGKGLLGALIDDPTPIRLQTMHEDPRSVGFPPHHPPMRGFLGVPIRLGDEVFGNLYLTERIDGDFTAEDQELVLALAASAARAIENARLYDEARQRQAWLAAATEITRQLLAEEAGDPLATIASRLQELGDADAVAVALPTPDPTQFRIEASVGAMTNDLTADGNPALTDLMQAAHRTGNALRANADIGDPTAGSGPGQGVLLGPTLVIPFAGRYGPRGILLVARRGGRRPFTAAEQAMATTFANQAAIALELADSRADQQRMTLLEDRDRIARDLHDHVIQRLFAVGLTVQRAAAAVEDTASAQRLSRVVDDLDDTIRQIRTTIFDLRGPLVAEPLGLRDRVREIADAASRTLGYPVGLSFSGPVDTVDDGACDDVLAVVREGLSNVMRHARASRVDVHVELAGQDLTVEVLDDGVGLPGEVYRSGLHNLDRRARRRGGALLTPHHDGTHLRWTIPWQ from the coding sequence GTGTCCACCGCCGATTCCGGCGCGACGCCGGAACGACCGCCGCCGACCCCTGGCGCAGCTGCGCTTCCCGCCCTCGGCCTCGACGAGTTGCTCGACCGCCTCGTCTCAGCGGCGCACGCGGTCGGCACCGCCCAGGAGCGGCTGCGCGGACTGCTGCACGCCAATCAGCTGGTCGCCGCCGACCTCGAGCTTCCCACTCTGCTGCGGCACGTGGTCGAGGCGGCCTGTGAACTCGTCCACGCACGTTTCGGTGCGATCGGCGTCCTGCGGCCGGACCGCACCGGCCTGGAGCAGTTCATCTACGTCGGTGTCGACGAGGACACCGCGTCGATGATCGGTCGGCTTCCCGAGGGCAAGGGACTGCTCGGTGCCCTCATCGACGACCCCACGCCCATCCGGCTGCAGACCATGCACGAGGACCCCAGGTCTGTCGGGTTCCCGCCGCACCATCCGCCGATGCGAGGCTTCCTCGGTGTACCGATCCGGTTGGGCGACGAGGTCTTCGGCAATCTCTACCTGACCGAGCGCATCGACGGGGACTTCACCGCCGAAGACCAGGAACTCGTCCTGGCGCTGGCCGCCAGCGCCGCACGGGCCATTGAGAACGCCCGGCTGTACGACGAGGCCCGGCAACGCCAGGCGTGGCTCGCGGCCGCCACGGAGATCACCCGGCAACTGCTGGCCGAGGAAGCCGGCGATCCGCTGGCCACCATCGCGTCCCGGCTGCAGGAACTCGGCGACGCGGACGCGGTGGCGGTGGCGCTGCCGACGCCGGACCCGACGCAGTTTCGGATCGAGGCGTCCGTCGGTGCGATGACGAACGATCTGACAGCCGACGGGAACCCCGCCCTGACAGACCTGATGCAGGCGGCCCACCGCACCGGGAACGCATTGCGCGCCAATGCCGATATCGGCGACCCGACCGCCGGCAGCGGCCCGGGGCAAGGCGTCCTGCTCGGTCCCACTCTGGTGATTCCGTTCGCCGGACGCTATGGACCGCGGGGCATCCTGCTGGTCGCGCGCCGCGGCGGCCGCCGACCGTTCACGGCAGCCGAGCAGGCGATGGCGACGACCTTCGCCAACCAGGCCGCCATCGCGTTGGAACTGGCCGACAGCCGCGCCGACCAGCAGCGCATGACGTTGCTGGAGGACCGGGACCGCATCGCCCGCGATCTGCACGACCACGTGATCCAGCGGCTGTTCGCCGTGGGACTCACGGTGCAGCGCGCAGCCGCCGCCGTGGAGGACACGGCCAGCGCGCAGCGGCTGAGTCGGGTCGTGGACGATCTCGACGACACCATCCGGCAGATCCGCACGACGATCTTCGACCTGCGCGGTCCGCTCGTCGCCGAGCCGCTCGGCCTTCGCGACCGGGTACGGGAGATCGCCGACGCCGCCAGCCGCACCCTGGGCTACCCGGTCGGGCTCTCGTTCTCCGGCCCCGTCGACACCGTCGACGACGGCGCCTGTGACGACGTCCTGGCGGTCGTCCGCGAAGGGCTGAGCAACGTCATGCGCCACGCCCGCGCGTCACGGGTGGATGTCCACGTCGAACTGGCCGGACAGGACCTGACCGTCGAGGTCCTCGATGACGGCGTGGGCCTACCCGGTGAGGTGTACCGCAGCGGACTGCACAACCTGGATCGGCGAGCACGACGGCGAGGCGGCGCGCTGCTCACCCCGCACCACGACGGGACTCATCTGCGGTGGACGATTCCGTGGCAGTAG
- a CDS encoding response regulator transcription factor — protein MDDSVAVATGGASSHPSAVVRVFLLDDHELVRRGVADLLSDDPGLLVVGEAATAAEALARIPACRPQVAVLDARLPDGSGIEVCRDIRSRMPEVRCLILTSYDDDDALLAAVVAGASAYVLKEVRGNFLIDTIRTIAAGGSLISAAEVQRARERLRAAERGDPRLAGLTDREREVLSLIADGLTNRQIGDRLQLAEKTVKNYASNLFAKLGLQRRTQAAVYGAGVRPPGSGSGSGPSGQPGIGT, from the coding sequence GTGGACGATTCCGTGGCAGTAGCGACCGGTGGCGCGAGTTCTCATCCTTCCGCGGTCGTGCGGGTGTTCCTGCTCGACGACCACGAACTGGTACGACGCGGTGTCGCTGACCTGCTCTCCGACGATCCCGGCCTGCTGGTCGTCGGCGAGGCGGCGACCGCCGCCGAAGCCTTGGCGCGCATTCCCGCGTGCCGACCGCAGGTCGCCGTACTCGACGCCCGCCTCCCCGACGGCAGCGGTATCGAAGTCTGTCGCGACATCCGGTCACGGATGCCGGAGGTCCGTTGCCTGATCCTCACGTCGTACGACGACGACGATGCCCTGCTCGCCGCGGTCGTGGCGGGCGCATCGGCCTATGTGCTGAAGGAAGTCCGCGGCAACTTCCTCATCGACACGATCCGGACCATCGCCGCCGGCGGCTCGTTGATCAGTGCCGCCGAGGTCCAGCGGGCGCGGGAGCGACTACGGGCGGCCGAGCGGGGCGACCCCCGGCTGGCGGGACTGACCGACCGCGAGCGAGAGGTGCTGTCACTCATCGCCGACGGCCTCACGAACCGGCAGATCGGCGACCGGCTGCAGCTGGCGGAGAAGACGGTGAAGAACTACGCCTCCAACCTCTTTGCCAAGCTCGGCCTGCAACGGCGTACCCAGGCGGCGGTCTACGGCGCCGGCGTCCGGCCGCCCGGCAGCGGCAGCGGCAGCGGGCCATCCGGACAACCAGGCATCGGGACGTGA
- a CDS encoding pyridoxamine 5'-phosphate oxidase family protein, which produces MVTRQLDERECWSALRHASVGRVAIVVDGKPEIFPVNHVVDAATVVFRTAAGTKLRAAAERQPAAFEVDGWEEHEAYSVVVHGRLSQITHPEQLIETLGLSLAPWESSPKGSFVRLEPDRISGRRFVRVGPGHWAPDPFDKW; this is translated from the coding sequence ATCGTGACACGCCAACTCGACGAACGGGAATGCTGGAGTGCACTACGCCACGCCAGTGTCGGCCGGGTCGCGATCGTCGTCGACGGCAAGCCGGAGATCTTCCCGGTCAACCACGTGGTCGACGCCGCGACGGTGGTGTTCCGTACCGCGGCTGGCACCAAACTGCGGGCCGCAGCGGAACGCCAACCAGCGGCCTTCGAGGTCGACGGGTGGGAGGAGCACGAGGCCTACAGCGTCGTGGTCCACGGCCGGCTGAGCCAGATCACCCACCCGGAACAGCTGATCGAAACCCTCGGTCTGTCGCTGGCTCCCTGGGAAAGTTCGCCCAAGGGCAGTTTCGTCCGACTGGAACCGGACCGGATATCCGGCCGCCGGTTCGTCCGGGTCGGCCCGGGGCATTGGGCGCCCGACCCGTTCGACAAGTGGTGA
- a CDS encoding BON domain-containing protein, producing the protein MATGPAAEDTMDTTQERDQRLRRTVERSLATTCGDDAVRIAVAVTDEAITLAGEALTFADKHRAVSAALTAPGVSTVVDTVTVANGYGPLQDTEIARRVAAALAEVTGAGAVRAIVRDRCVTLCGSADGSASRRQAHEAIVGLGIAHQVFDCLDSTSPPDTIAAAVRQALRHHDQLRATTIEAGVDQLGVVTLHGRVLTEEQRRLATDAAWAVDGVVGVQDELELAL; encoded by the coding sequence ATGGCCACAGGCCCAGCCGCGGAGGACACGATGGACACCACACAGGAGCGGGACCAACGCCTACGTCGCACCGTGGAGCGCTCCCTGGCGACCACCTGTGGCGACGACGCCGTACGAATCGCCGTCGCGGTGACCGACGAGGCGATCACGCTGGCAGGCGAGGCCCTGACGTTCGCCGACAAACATCGCGCCGTCAGCGCCGCGTTGACAGCGCCCGGAGTGTCGACGGTCGTCGACACGGTGACGGTCGCCAACGGCTACGGTCCACTGCAGGACACCGAGATCGCGCGGCGCGTCGCCGCCGCGCTGGCCGAGGTGACCGGTGCCGGCGCAGTGCGGGCGATCGTCCGGGACCGCTGCGTGACGCTGTGCGGCAGCGCCGACGGCAGCGCCAGTCGCCGGCAGGCACACGAGGCGATCGTCGGACTCGGCATCGCCCACCAGGTCTTCGACTGCCTCGACTCGACCAGTCCACCGGACACCATCGCCGCCGCGGTACGGCAGGCGCTGCGGCATCACGACCAGTTGCGCGCCACCACGATCGAGGCCGGAGTCGATCAGCTGGGGGTGGTCACGCTGCACGGCAGGGTGTTGACCGAGGAGCAACGGCGGCTGGCCACCGACGCCGCATGGGCCGTCGACGGTGTCGTCGGTGTCCAGGACGAACTCGAGCTCGCGCTGTAG
- the aroQ gene encoding type II 3-dehydroquinate dehydratase, with product MTDVAPLQVHVLNGPNLNLLGEREPEIYGAERLDDVLQRLRLLAEQLRVELSFAQTNHEGELVDLVQAARHSDGIVINPGALAHYSYALRDALAAVRCPVVEVHISQVHAREEFRHVSVTAPVVTGLVIGCGTVGYELGLRAVVDRARRG from the coding sequence ATGACCGACGTCGCGCCGCTGCAGGTCCATGTCCTGAACGGGCCCAATCTCAACCTGCTCGGGGAGCGGGAGCCGGAGATCTACGGCGCCGAGCGACTCGACGACGTCCTACAGCGGCTCCGGTTGCTCGCTGAGCAGCTGCGTGTCGAACTGAGCTTCGCTCAGACCAACCACGAGGGGGAACTGGTCGATCTGGTGCAGGCGGCGCGACACAGCGACGGGATCGTCATCAACCCCGGCGCATTGGCGCACTACAGCTATGCCCTGCGCGACGCCCTTGCCGCCGTGCGGTGCCCGGTCGTGGAAGTGCACATCTCGCAGGTACACGCCCGGGAGGAATTCCGCCACGTATCGGTGACGGCCCCGGTGGTCACCGGGCTGGTCATCGGTTGCGGCACTGTCGGATACGAACTCGGGTTGCGGGCCGTCGTCGACCGAGCCCGGCGCGGCTAA
- a CDS encoding SDR family oxidoreductase yields the protein MGELVGARMAERLRSAVKDPGPPPYGGLPVVLVSGAAHAPGADVARRFAAGGWRVALTDPDPVKIAAVLDEEGDGFITGGFELALAGDPADAAGCRRVVDGTLDAMGRLDCLVHVVAAPAGALETLEPATVNSVVAAGICGPTFLTQAAVPYLEETFGSVVLVLQQAGDALGAAVYAANVALCRSWAAELAPRAVRVCSVAAGSGLVAAQEGGVYDVTELVWFLAQPQAAALTGVQLDAGTGLAAGARALLPTR from the coding sequence GTGGGAGAGCTCGTGGGCGCGCGGATGGCGGAGCGGCTGCGTTCGGCGGTGAAGGATCCGGGTCCGCCGCCGTACGGCGGGCTGCCCGTCGTGCTGGTCAGCGGCGCGGCGCACGCCCCCGGAGCCGATGTCGCGCGGCGGTTCGCCGCCGGCGGTTGGCGGGTCGCTCTCACCGATCCCGACCCGGTCAAGATCGCTGCGGTGCTGGACGAGGAGGGCGACGGCTTCATCACCGGTGGCTTCGAGCTGGCGCTGGCCGGGGATCCAGCCGACGCGGCCGGGTGCCGGCGGGTGGTCGACGGCACCCTCGACGCGATGGGCCGGCTGGACTGCCTGGTTCACGTCGTGGCCGCGCCCGCCGGTGCGCTGGAAACCCTCGAGCCGGCGACCGTGAACTCCGTCGTGGCCGCCGGTATCTGCGGACCGACGTTTCTGACCCAGGCGGCGGTGCCGTATCTGGAGGAGACCTTCGGCTCGGTCGTCCTGGTGCTGCAGCAGGCGGGCGACGCGCTCGGGGCAGCGGTATACGCGGCGAACGTGGCGCTGTGCCGGTCCTGGGCGGCCGAACTCGCTCCTCGCGCGGTTCGGGTCTGTTCTGTGGCGGCTGGGTCCGGTCTGGTCGCCGCGCAGGAGGGCGGGGTGTACGACGTCACCGAACTGGTGTGGTTCCTTGCCCAGCCGCAGGCCGCCGCGCTCACCGGCGTTCAGCTCGACGCCGGTACCGGGCTGGCTGCAGGCGCCCGCGCCCTGCTTCCCACGCGATAG
- a CDS encoding alpha-ketoglutarate-dependent dioxygenase AlkB, with amino-acid sequence MAGLQANLFAQGEIAVDVTAEAIRTDLGPRAWVELVPGWLGGADGLFVALATTVDWQQRRRVMWDREVDEPRLTRWYADGSDCDPALLLVRRELERRYRVPFGAIGLNYYRDGRDSVAWHGDRELRDLDDTIVAIVTLGAARTFAMRPRDGGRGRAWHPASGDLLVMGGDTQATWDHAIPKVATAGPRISISVRWARSPARTS; translated from the coding sequence ATGGCCGGCCTGCAGGCGAACCTGTTCGCCCAAGGGGAGATCGCCGTCGACGTCACGGCGGAGGCGATTCGTACCGACCTCGGTCCACGGGCCTGGGTCGAGCTGGTCCCCGGGTGGCTCGGTGGCGCCGACGGGCTGTTCGTCGCACTGGCGACGACCGTGGACTGGCAGCAGCGGCGCCGGGTCATGTGGGACCGCGAGGTGGACGAGCCGCGATTGACCCGGTGGTACGCCGACGGCAGCGACTGCGATCCCGCGCTGTTGTTGGTACGGCGCGAACTGGAGCGGCGCTACCGCGTGCCGTTCGGCGCGATCGGCCTGAACTACTACCGGGACGGCCGCGACAGCGTCGCCTGGCACGGCGATCGGGAACTGCGGGACCTCGACGACACCATCGTCGCCATCGTGACCCTCGGAGCGGCCCGCACCTTCGCCATGCGGCCCCGCGACGGCGGCCGCGGGAGGGCCTGGCACCCGGCCTCCGGCGACCTGCTGGTCATGGGCGGCGACACCCAGGCGACCTGGGACCACGCCATCCCGAAGGTCGCCACCGCCGGTCCACGGATCAGCATCTCGGTGCGGTGGGCCCGTTCACCGGCGCGGACGTCCTAG
- the dnaB gene encoding replicative DNA helicase: MSVSELPLPPQTPDRTPPQDIAAEQSVLGAMLLSKDAIADVVEVVREDDFYRPAHQTVYGTVIDLYSRGEPADAVTVAAELTRAGEIGRVGGAAYLHTLVAGVPTAANGGYYARIVRERAILRRLVDAGTRIVQMGYAGEGEVDDVVDRAQAEVYEVTERRTSEDYLPLRDIMDGTLNEIEAIAHRGGEMVGVPTGFLDLDELMHGLHPGQFIILAARPAMGKSTLGLDFARSASIKHGLTSVLFSLEMSRNEIVMRLLSAEAQVPLNHMRAGTMGDAEWRKLATKMGAVSDAPLFIDDSPNMTMMEIRAKCRRLKQRHDLRLVVVDYLQLMTSGKRVESRQQEVAEFSRSMKLLAKELEVPVVAISQLNRGAEQRTDKRPQLADLRESGGLEQDADVVVLVHREDYYERESPRAGEADLIVAKHRNGPTGTVVVAFQGHYSRFMDMAQG; this comes from the coding sequence GTGAGCGTGTCCGAGCTGCCGCTTCCGCCGCAGACGCCGGATCGCACGCCCCCGCAGGACATCGCCGCGGAGCAGTCGGTGCTCGGGGCCATGCTGTTGAGCAAGGACGCCATAGCCGATGTCGTCGAAGTCGTGCGGGAGGACGACTTCTACCGGCCGGCGCACCAGACGGTCTACGGCACCGTCATCGACCTGTACTCGCGCGGCGAGCCGGCCGACGCGGTCACCGTGGCGGCCGAGCTGACACGGGCTGGCGAGATCGGCCGGGTCGGCGGCGCGGCGTACCTGCACACGCTCGTCGCCGGTGTGCCGACCGCCGCCAACGGGGGGTACTACGCGCGGATCGTGCGGGAGCGGGCGATCCTGCGCCGGCTCGTCGACGCCGGCACGCGCATCGTTCAGATGGGATACGCCGGGGAAGGCGAGGTCGACGACGTCGTCGACCGGGCGCAGGCCGAGGTGTACGAGGTCACCGAGCGGCGGACCAGCGAGGACTACCTGCCGCTACGCGACATCATGGACGGCACGCTCAACGAGATCGAGGCGATCGCCCACCGGGGCGGCGAGATGGTCGGCGTACCAACGGGTTTCCTCGATCTGGACGAACTCATGCACGGCCTGCATCCCGGGCAGTTCATCATCCTCGCGGCCCGTCCGGCGATGGGGAAGTCGACGCTGGGACTGGACTTCGCCCGCTCGGCCAGCATCAAGCACGGCCTGACCAGCGTGCTGTTCTCGCTGGAGATGAGCCGCAACGAGATCGTGATGCGGCTGCTGTCGGCCGAGGCCCAGGTGCCGCTGAACCATATGCGCGCCGGCACGATGGGCGACGCGGAATGGCGCAAGCTCGCGACGAAGATGGGCGCGGTCAGCGACGCGCCGCTATTCATCGACGACAGTCCCAACATGACGATGATGGAGATCCGGGCGAAGTGCCGTCGGCTCAAGCAACGGCACGACCTACGGCTGGTCGTCGTGGACTACCTGCAGCTGATGACCAGCGGCAAGCGGGTCGAGAGCCGGCAGCAGGAGGTCGCCGAGTTCTCGCGGTCGATGAAGTTGCTGGCCAAGGAACTCGAGGTTCCGGTGGTGGCGATCAGCCAGCTCAACCGTGGCGCCGAGCAGCGCACGGACAAGCGGCCGCAGCTGGCCGATCTCCGGGAATCCGGTGGGCTGGAGCAGGATGCCGACGTGGTCGTGCTGGTCCACCGCGAGGACTACTACGAGCGGGAGTCACCACGCGCGGGTGAGGCGGATCTCATCGTGGCCAAGCACCGCAACGGTCCGACCGGGACGGTGGTGGTCGCCTTCCAGGGCCACTACTCCCGTTTCATGGACATGGCCCAGGGCTAG